Genomic window (Aminivibrio sp.):
CGTGTTCTACTACGCCATCATCTCGAACATTACCCCCCCCGTGGCCCTGGCAGCCTACGCTGCTGCGTCCATCGCCGGTTCTCCCCCCAACAAGACGGGTTTTGCCGCCTGCCGGCTGGGGATCCTTGCCTTCATCGTGCCCTTTGCGTTCTGCTACGATCCGGGCCTGCTCCTCAAAAGCACCTTCATGGGCAACATCATCTCCATCGTCAGCGGCGCCGCCGCCATGGCGGGGCTGGGATTCTCCATCACCGGATTCACGAAGCGGAGACTCTCCCTGCCGGAGAGACTGGCATTCGCCCTTTTCGGCCTTCTCGCCCTCCACGGCAGCCTGCCCATAGCTCTCGGGAGCACCGCAGCAGTCATCGGACTGTTCCTGATCTTCCGGCCCAGGGAGAAAACCTCCGGCGCATTTTAGATTCCGGTATCAAGAGAGAGGTCCCGAAAAAGTGTCCCGGCCGAAGACCATGGCCGGGACACTTTTTCGGGACCAGGGAAAAATCGAGCCTATTTCCCCAGATATTTCTTCCCCTCGCCGAAGGCCTTTCCCACTAGGTTTCCCAGGCCGAAGTACTTCGCGGTGCGGGGGGCGAAAACCAGAGGGCGCACTTTTTCAGGATCGGGATACCCCTTTTCGTCGAGGCATTCTTCCCGGGCCCAGGTTTTGACCACCTTTCCCACGAAGAGAATATGGGAGCCGAGATCAAGGGACTGAACAACTTCGCACTCCATGGAAACGGGAAACTCCTCGATCAGCGGTGCGTCCACTATCTCCCCCTTTACCGGGGTGAGGCCCGTCCTGGAAAACTTGTCCACATCCCTCCCCGAGGCAACACCGAAGAAATCGGCCTCCGCGGCCTGGCTCTCCGACGGGACATTCACCGTAAAGGCTTTCTTCTCCAGTATTCCCTCCAGGGTATGGCGGGATTTCGCAACAGCCACAGAAATGCACGGCGGTTCCGAATTGCAGACTCCTCCCCAGGCGACCATGAGCCCGCCGGGCCGCCCGTCGGTGCCATAGACCGCCACGACCAAGGCAGGCGCAGGATAGAGGGGGGTGGAGATTCCTATGTCTTTTTTCATTGCATACTCTCCCTTGCCGGTAAAATTTGTTTTGTTTTCATTATACTCCTGCGGGGTCCCCCTAAATCCGCACCTCAGCGGGGAGTGTCACCGGTGCCTGCGGATTTAGGGTCCCTTCCCCATTCTGAAAAGAAATACAAAGAAAAAAAGAGAAATCAGAAGGGTGCAGAGGAAATTCAGCCCTATTTCCCGATATTTTTTCCTGTTTCTTCCTTTTCGCCCTTGTCTAACCAAAACTGACGAATATAATTGTTAGCGTAAGGTCAATAAAGATCAAATTTATGGAGGTGGAGACAATGGCACGGAGATTTCTGGCCATGCGGCCCAATGACATTACTCAGCCCATCACACCTTTCGCTTCAGTGGACAAGATGATGCGGGACATGCTCCGGGCTTTCGGCGAGTTTTCTTCCGATATGGGGTATGCCCCGGAGACGGAAAGGGTTCCTGCGATTCCGAGGGGGGACTTTTACCGGAAGGATGGAAAGGTTTTCGCCGAGTTCGAACTTCCCGGCATCGACCCGTCGAAGGTTGAACTGAACGTTTTCGAGGACAGGCTGACCCTGCAGGCGGAGAAGTCGGACGAGAAAACGGTGGAAGAGAACGACATTCTCCGGTCGGAGCGGTATTACGGAAAGGTCTCCCGGTCCATTCAGTTCCCCATGGAAGTAGACCCTGAATCGGCGAAAGCGACGTTCAAAAACGGGGTGCTTACCGTGGAAGTCGCTGAAAAGGTCCAGGCCGAGAAGATGAAGAAAGTGGCCATCGAGGAAAAAGCATAGAAAGCTGGAGTCTGAAGAGAGGGGAGCGCCGGGAATTCCGTCGCTCCCCTGTTTTTTACCTTACGGCGTTCGGGAAGAAGAGCTGCTTTCCGAGTAGCTGGAAGTCGGCAATGGCCTTCTGGGTTGACGGGGACACCATCCAGTCAATGAAGGTCACGGCAAGGTCGTACCGAATGTTCTCCCACTTGGCAGGGTTGACGGCGATGACGCTGTACTGGTTTTTCAGAGATTCGTCACCCTCGACGATGATCACCAGTCCCCCCTGTTCCTTCCGGGAATCCTCGTACTTGATGAAGGTCCCCCTGTCGGTGAGGCAGTAGCTCTTTCGCTCATCGGCGATCATGAGGGTTTCAAGCATTCCCTGGCCTGTCTGGATGTACCATTTCTCCTTGTCGGGTTCCGGGATCCCCGCGTTTTTCCAGAGGGTAAGTTCCGCCACGTGGGTTCCCGACTTGTCGGCCCGGCTGGCGAAGGGCGCTGCGGAGGCGGCGATTTTCCTCAGGGCGTCGGCGGCGGCCATTCCCTTGACCCCCGCGGGATCGGAAGCAGGCCCCACCACGATGAAGTCGTTGTACATCACCTGGCGGCGGTTGACGCCCCACCCGTCGGCGACGAACTTCTTCTCCAGCTCGGGGGCATGGACCAGAAGAACGTCCACGTCACCGTTCCTGCCGTACTCGAGGGCCTTGCCCGTGCCCACGGAAACCCACTGGAGCTCGATGTTCTTCTCCCGAAGCAGCAGGGGGGCCAGATAATCGAGAAGCCCCGTGTTGTCCGTGCTGGTGGTGGTGGCCATCCGGAGAACCTCGGCGCCGGAGGCAACTCCTCCCAGGACTAAAACGAACAGACAAACAAACAGAACCGACCGCAGTTTTCTCATTTTCACTTTTCTTTCCTCCTCGTATGTTTATGTTGTGTGCAGAAACGCGAAACGCCGGAATCAAAAAAGCCGTTCCCCGCCCGTACACGGCAGGGAACGGCTCCGGGGAGTCCGTTGAATCTCCTTGCCGAACACGGGAGGCCCGCCTGTTTCCGGACGGACCCTGACGGCCCGCCGCCGTGGGAAATTCCTGTAGGAAGACGGGCTCGGAGATAAGTCTATTCTTTTGATTTTATGATACCACGGAAGGGCCTGTTTTGTTACCTCACCCGGCGGATTTTCGAAATTTCTGTTCATTTTCCCCTGGCTGTTCCTGAAAAATCCGAAAACTTCCGGGCTGAAACGGCGGGGTTCCGTCCGGCCGTCGCCGGACAGGATGATACGGACCGCTTCCTCGTGGGGCAGCGAATCCTTGCAGACCCTCCGGGACCGCAGGCATCGTACCCGTCCGACAGGACCGCCACCTGCCCCTCCCAGGGGATTTTCGTCCCCCGCAAGGTCGAGGGAGTATCCGTTGCCGTCCCATTTTTCATGGCGGGTCATGCAGATGCGCCCGGCCGCGGCAAGCCGTTCCGCTCCCCCGATGAGCTCCGCTCCCGTGCCCGAAACGATCTCCATGACGCTCGAGGTGTTTCTCCAGATCTTTCTGCCTCTCCGGGGGCTCCCGGTTACATCGGCGAGATTGTGTCCTGTATGGCCGGAGCCTCTTCGGTAAGGGTGGGGATGTACTGGGTGAAGCGGCTGAACACCATCGCGGACAGTATTATCCCGAATGAGGAGCGCTCCCCTGCCGGCCAATGGAAGAGCATGGCTCTCTCGCCACAGAAAGGAATGACTGCATGCCGGGCTCCCTGTGAAACAGCGCCTTGGTTGCTGTGGAGGGGGGCACCGCCGCCGGGGGAATGACGATGCTTCTCCGAAAGCTCCCTTCCCGGGATGGGAGCTGCCGGGAAAAAGCCCTTCCTGTCCACGAGGAAGCCGTCCCCTGCGCCGAAAACCTTTCGGGAAAGAACCTTTTTCCCTCACGTGAGCCGTGCTCACGTCAATGCCGAAGACGCCGCGGAGCTTTCCGGAAGGAGCGATCACCGGGGCCGTTACGCTCACGATAAGCTCCCCGGTGATCATGTCCCTGTAGGGCGATGTGATGACGGTGCTCTCCTTTTCAGGGTTTCCTTAGGTCACCTGACTCATGTTGACGTGTTCCGTTTTTGTTATACTATCGTCTGGCGTATTAAATCGATTACAATATAACAATTTCTGCCCCGAAATACCCCTTCATTTTTTTCTCCACGGGGTATAATAGGAAAAAATCATACCGGTGAGGCTGGAGTGAAGCAGCGAGCCCCCGGCGAAAAGAATGAAAGGAGAGATACCATGCAGTTCACGGAACCTGCCGATATTCTCGACCAGAAGACAGCCGACGAAGCAAGGGCGCTCAAGAGCCTTATGGAAGAAGTGGAAGCCATCAATTACTACAACCAGAGAGTGGCCGCGACGCCAAACACCGAACTGAAGGAGCTCCTGGCCCACAACAGAAATGAAGAAATCGAGCACGCCGTCATGCTTATCGAGTGGCTCCGCCGGAACATGGAGGGATGGGATAAGGAACTCAAAACATACCTCTTCACCACGGCTTCCCTGCTCGATGTCGAAACCGGTGGCGGAGCGGACGGCACACCCGGCGGGCTGGGCATAGGCAGCCTGAAATAGTACCGGAGATACCCGATAACAAGGAGGTCAATACAATGGATATTCTGAGAAGAGCAGCCTCTCTCATCACCCCCGAGGCCTGGGCGGAGCTTGACGACCGGGCGAAAAAGGTCCTCGCGGCGAATCTTTCCGCCCGGAAGTTCGTGGACGTGGAAGGTCCGAAGGGCTGGTCATACAGCGCTCATCCCACCGGCAGGCTCGACGTCGCCCAGAAGCAGCCCAAGGACGGCGTCCAGTACGGCATGAACAGGGTGCTTCCACTGGTTGAAACCAGGCACACCTTTGAGATGGACATCTGGGAGCTGGACAATATCAGCCGCGGCGCGAAGGATCCGGACCTCTCCGGCCTCGAGAAGGCGGCGAAGGAGATCGCCCTGTTCGAGGAAAAGGCAGTTTACAAGGGCCTTGCCGAAGCGGGCATCGAAGGACTTGCCGCCGCCGCAAAGGGACGGTCGGTGAAGCTCGGCGGCGATGACGCGGAAAAGATCGTGAATGCCGTATCCACAGCCATCTTCAAGCTCATTGGAGACGCCGTAGAGGGCCCCTACGCCCTCGTGGCGTCTCCGAAACTCTGGAAGGCCATCTACGGGACCGCTTCCTGCTACCCCATATCCAAGCACCTGGGGAGCCTGGTGGACAAGATTATCCTTTCCTCCCAGGACGATTCCTACGTGGTCTCCCTCCGGGGCGGGGATTTCGAACTCGTCCTCGGCCAGGACCTCTCCCTCGGCTTCGATGAGCGGAACGGCGACAAGGTCCGCCTTTTCTTCACGGAATCCTTCACCTTCCGGGTGATCACCCCGGAGGCCGCGGTGGCTCTTTCCTAGCAGAAACACCGCACACATCCGGCACACGGGGCGGCCTCACAGGGGGGGCCGCCTTTTTTCACTGCCTCATCTACTGTGGGAGGAACGGAAAAATGGGAAAGGCCATGAAAGGTCTCTCTGAAGCCTTCGACCAGCAGGCTGAGAAAGAAGGCTCCCCCAGCGATAGCCAAACTTTTCAGAACCGTCGCCGAGACGGAAACCCTTCATGCCGTCGCTCACTTCAAGACCATGGGCGGCGTGAAATCCACGGCGGAAAACCTCCAGGCCGCCCTTGACGGTGAGACCTACGAATTCACCGAGATGTACCCCGGCTTCATCAGGGACGCCGAGGAAGAGGGGCAGAAGAACGCCGTCCGCGCCTTCACCTTCGCCGACGAAGCGGAAAAGGTCCACGGAGAGCTGTACAAAAAAAGCCCTCGCCTCCATGAAAAAGGGGAAAGATTCCACCTTCTTCCTCTGTCCGGTGCGCGGCTGCGTGGAGGAAGGGAACGTCCCGACGCGTGCCCTGTCTGCACGGCAAAGAAGGACGTTTTCATTACCGTGGCATAACGTGCACGAGGCCTCTTCTGATGCCCCTTTTCCTTTCTCTTCCCGGTCTGTTTCTTCCATTTTTTACCCCTTGTTTTTCCGTCAAAAACACCTATAATCCGCAGATAATAGCCCTTGATTCACTCCGGGGCGGACTCCGGGAGGAGGGGAGACATGGCGTTTATTTCATCGGCGGGCCTGCCCGCAATCTGATGT
Coding sequences:
- a CDS encoding family 1 encapsulin nanocompartment shell protein, with protein sequence MDILRRAASLITPEAWAELDDRAKKVLAANLSARKFVDVEGPKGWSYSAHPTGRLDVAQKQPKDGVQYGMNRVLPLVETRHTFEMDIWELDNISRGAKDPDLSGLEKAAKEIALFEEKAVYKGLAEAGIEGLAAAAKGRSVKLGGDDAEKIVNAVSTAIFKLIGDAVEGPYALVASPKLWKAIYGTASCYPISKHLGSLVDKIILSSQDDSYVVSLRGGDFELVLGQDLSLGFDERNGDKVRLFFTESFTFRVITPEAAVALS
- a CDS encoding substrate-binding domain-containing protein is translated as MRKLRSVLFVCLFVLVLGGVASGAEVLRMATTTSTDNTGLLDYLAPLLLREKNIELQWVSVGTGKALEYGRNGDVDVLLVHAPELEKKFVADGWGVNRRQVMYNDFIVVGPASDPAGVKGMAAADALRKIAASAAPFASRADKSGTHVAELTLWKNAGIPEPDKEKWYIQTGQGMLETLMIADERKSYCLTDRGTFIKYEDSRKEQGGLVIIVEGDESLKNQYSVIAVNPAKWENIRYDLAVTFIDWMVSPSTQKAIADFQLLGKQLFFPNAVR
- a CDS encoding flavin reductase family protein — encoded protein: MKKDIGISTPLYPAPALVVAVYGTDGRPGGLMVAWGGVCNSEPPCISVAVAKSRHTLEGILEKKAFTVNVPSESQAAEADFFGVASGRDVDKFSRTGLTPVKGEIVDAPLIEEFPVSMECEVVQSLDLGSHILFVGKVVKTWAREECLDEKGYPDPEKVRPLVFAPRTAKYFGLGNLVGKAFGEGKKYLGK
- a CDS encoding rubrerythrin family protein → MAKLFRTVAETETLHAVAHFKTMGGVKSTAENLQAALDGETYEFTEMYPGFIRDAEEEGQKNAVRAFTFADEAEKVHGELYKKSPRLHEKGERFHLLPLSGARLRGGRERPDACPVCTAKKDVFITVA
- a CDS encoding encapsulin-associated ferritin-like protein, translated to MQFTEPADILDQKTADEARALKSLMEEVEAINYYNQRVAATPNTELKELLAHNRNEEIEHAVMLIEWLRRNMEGWDKELKTYLFTTASLLDVETGGGADGTPGGLGIGSLK
- a CDS encoding Hsp20/alpha crystallin family protein, which translates into the protein MARRFLAMRPNDITQPITPFASVDKMMRDMLRAFGEFSSDMGYAPETERVPAIPRGDFYRKDGKVFAEFELPGIDPSKVELNVFEDRLTLQAEKSDEKTVEENDILRSERYYGKVSRSIQFPMEVDPESAKATFKNGVLTVEVAEKVQAEKMKKVAIEEKA